aatgtatatagggttgctatcgtcaccgtgaatgatcacatCTTGATGATTCTATTCAAACTTTACTtcttgatgcagtgttgatgctacggccccagcagcatgaatccatggtcgtcccaacaacaggttgtaagatgctggtacatctatcacttggaaatcgacatcgaaccatattggtcccatctgcaagcataggaTAATCTCCCCAATTGTGGACCTTTGAGAACCAtcaaaagctttcacattgatagctccgtccattatctcgtgtagtcctttacccaacttcttgagtgttactagtggacagatgttgaggctggaccctctatcgatcaggattctggtgataaaatagtcctcgcattgcatGGTAATGTGCAGTGCCTTATTGTGCCCTAGCCCCTCAGGTGGCAGCTTgtcctcatgaaaagtgatcgTGTGGCTCTCCaatacttgtcctaccatgttagccattccCCCCCCCCCAGTGATGTTgtttggtacgtatgcttcactcagcacctacagcagagcattcttgtgtgcttcggaattttgtagcaaagcaagaatggagatttgcgctggtgttttgttcaactggttgatgaccgagtattccttggcctgtatctttctccaaagatcgtttgtctcaatgatgggtggccggttggaggcctgcttgcttgactagGCTATATGTTTcggggtataaactctaccagttcttgtcataccctgtatGGCAACAGTCTCTTTGAACCTAAccttccctttccttcttgcctcggctgtatagtcccagggtacagcctttgtatggaatggtgtcatggtagacatcaccactgggatcggcgtggctatcctTATTCCGAATTGAGCATGTGCCTtaggtggcaagactgcaacttcaaacggtgtggTTGCGGAGAaaagaattcgacctcaattggtgctggtgacTTTGCAGACGATGTCGCTTCAAATTCAAATGGCACAGACATATTTACTTCAGCGTCCCTagatggctgaatctggactacgattggattaagagtaactattggcttctttgggtcatcgccttctgcgatcaaccagattgatccctcgggat
The Nicotiana sylvestris chromosome 11, ASM39365v2, whole genome shotgun sequence DNA segment above includes these coding regions:
- the LOC138881405 gene encoding uncharacterized protein; amino-acid sequence: MVGQVLESHTITFHEDKLPPEGLGHNKALHITMQCEDYFITRILIDRGSSLNICPLVTLKKLGKGLHEIMDGAINVKAFDGSQRSTIGEIILCLQMGPIWFDVDFQVIDVPASYNLLLGRPWIHAAGAVASTLHQEVKFE